CCACTCCTGGTCAATCCAAAACAGCCAGGGTTCTGGTCGCCCCTGAAACATATATTGCAAACAGTTGTGCTGCATGAGGTCGTTGGGAGTCGTTGGAATGCCATGCGTTTCGAGGTAACTTGGTGCGGCACAGAGCACAAACTGAGTTTGTCCGAGCGGTCTAACCATTAAACGCGAATCTTCTAAATTACCCAGACGAATGGCGACATCAATGCCCTCGGTGACTAAATCCACGACGCGATCGCTCAACCGCAGGTCAATCTGAATCTCTGGATATTGCGCTAGAAATTCTGGAATCGATTGTACGAGCAACCACTGCCCAAAATCCAATGATGTACTAACTGTTAGCTTGCCACGTGGCTTACCTCTGGAAATAACCAAATCATTGGCATCGTCGAGTTCCCTGAGTAAGCGAGAGACTCGTTCGTAATAAGCGGCTCCCTCTGCGGTTAAGCTGAGCGATCGCGTTGTACGTTGCAGCAACCGTACCCCTAATCGGTCTTCTAATTTGGCAACTCGCTTGCTGATGGCGGAGGGAGTCGTGTCGAGCGATCGAGCAGCGGCACTGAAGCTATTGCACTCCACACTTTCGACAAAGGCGATCAGTTCAGGAAGTTGATTGAGAACATTCAGCATTTATTCCAGCCTGGCACAGATGTTTTGCCAATATACTACTTTTTCTTCTAGTGAGGCAAAGGATACTGTATATAAATGCAACGAAAGGTAAAGCGATGAGTTCAAAGGTGGATGAGGTGCGATCGG
The nucleotide sequence above comes from Oscillatoria sp. FACHB-1407. Encoded proteins:
- a CDS encoding LysR family transcriptional regulator; translated protein: MLNVLNQLPELIAFVESVECNSFSAAARSLDTTPSAISKRVAKLEDRLGVRLLQRTTRSLSLTAEGAAYYERVSRLLRELDDANDLVISRGKPRGKLTVSTSLDFGQWLLVQSIPEFLAQYPEIQIDLRLSDRVVDLVTEGIDVAIRLGNLEDSRLMVRPLGQTQFVLCAAPSYLETHGIPTTPNDLMQHNCLQYMFQGRPEPWLFWIDQEWQTVPVKGSFYSDNGGALKNAAIAGLGITQVLGFQIKQEVEQGQLILLLPNQISPGLPVHALFTHQRNLSPRVRVFLEFLNSYCRQFLGKMEKNLKKMA